The Thalassospira sp. ER-Se-21-Dark genome includes a region encoding these proteins:
- a CDS encoding HNH endonuclease, whose amino-acid sequence MHLSPNACPALVLNADFRPLSYFPLSLWSWQDTLKAVFLERVDVLSEYDREVRSPSFKMRLPSVISLKEYVPLKSSPAFTRFNVFLRDEFSCQYCGDRLPTNELTFDHVIPRARGGRTNWENIVTACSDCNLFKGSRSVREAGLRLRRTPGQPSMHELQTTGRRFPPNYLHESWRDFLYWDTELEYDF is encoded by the coding sequence ATGCATTTATCGCCCAATGCGTGTCCGGCACTTGTTCTTAACGCCGATTTTCGGCCGTTGAGCTACTTCCCGCTATCTCTTTGGTCATGGCAGGATACGCTCAAGGCAGTCTTTCTTGAACGCGTCGATGTTCTTTCCGAATACGACCGCGAAGTACGTTCTCCTTCCTTTAAAATGCGCCTGCCGAGCGTTATCTCGCTCAAGGAATATGTCCCGCTTAAAAGCAGCCCGGCCTTCACCCGGTTTAACGTCTTTTTGCGCGATGAATTTTCCTGTCAATATTGCGGTGACCGCCTGCCGACAAATGAGCTGACATTTGATCATGTGATCCCGCGTGCGCGCGGTGGGCGAACCAATTGGGAAAACATCGTTACGGCCTGTTCTGACTGCAACCTGTTTAAAGGCAGTCGATCGGTGCGCGAGGCGGGCCTGCGACTGCGCAGGACGCCGGGACAGCCCTCGATGCACGAACTTCAGACCACAGGACGCCGTTTCCCGCCAAACTATCTTCACGAAAGTTGGCGGGATTTTTTATACTGGGATACCGAACTGGAATACGACTTCTAG
- the rpmB gene encoding 50S ribosomal protein L28 codes for MARRCPVSGKGVLVGMNVSHAHNRTKRRFLPNLQPTSLLSESLGRSVRLRLTTNAVRTIEKRGGLDAYLLSTANAKLPADLVKIKRQVAKAVEAKAA; via the coding sequence ATGGCACGTCGCTGCCCGGTATCCGGCAAAGGCGTTTTGGTCGGCATGAATGTGAGCCACGCCCACAATCGTACCAAACGTCGTTTCCTCCCGAACCTGCAGCCGACCTCGCTGCTTAGTGAGTCGCTCGGTCGTTCGGTGCGTCTGCGTCTGACCACCAATGCTGTCCGCACCATCGAAAAACGTGGTGGTCTGGATGCGTATCTGCTCAGCACTGCAAATGCAAAGCTGCCGGCAGATTTGGTGAAAATCAAACGCCAGGTCGCCAAAGCTGTTGAAGCAAAAGCTGCCTAA
- a CDS encoding TonB-dependent siderophore receptor — translation MRFTGQKLSSTLLLGTALALVFAGPNFALAQSSDDATASEGETTEALIIEGDATAADAGDPTPPVYAGGQVATGTRLGAFGNKDIMDTPIAATGYTSELIMNQQARDISDVMDNDPSVINTNGFGTFANRFTIRGFDLTSDDVSIDGLYGTAPRQSVALEMFDRVEVIKGASGFLNGMAPSSGGLGGNINLVPKRAVDDPVTSFTGSYGATSDVGGHFDFGRRFGSDNQFGVRTNIMHRAGEASIENEDRETSLGSIALDYRGDDTRVTFDAAINKLRVEEGRPTVRANNLTSMLDAPSGSHNFAAAGTYSDLEDKFAQVRFEYDATDSTMLYTAIGAHTTDEDSDFSSVTLTSTDGSGDFGRFATVYEREDVSGVAGIRQEFETGPVKHELNAGTTAMWQEARTNWDFGTSVAGNIYNSGPSNIVFGDPGNANLSSHTILTSYFLADTVSFFDDNIHLTGGVRRQNVKSRGYDRLTGAKNSNYDSSTNSPMLGFVGNVTDQITVYANYIEGLEAGKTVTEATATNRGETLAPYTTEQMEVGAKFDFGTFGGGIAVFQAEKPSAFLNSSNLYTTDGEQRNRGLELTAFGEPIIGTRILGGITFIDAELTKTENGTNNGNTAPGVPEYQAALGAEYDLPFLDGATVGGRLIHTAAQYVNTTNTVEIPSWTRFDMSARYVTELYDYPVTFRANVENLTDNDYWETASTETSYMTVGKPLTATFSLTADF, via the coding sequence ATGCGTTTTACAGGACAGAAATTGTCTTCGACCCTTTTGCTGGGTACGGCACTAGCATTGGTTTTTGCCGGACCAAACTTTGCACTGGCGCAGTCTTCAGATGACGCGACAGCAAGCGAAGGCGAAACCACCGAAGCACTGATCATTGAAGGCGACGCCACTGCGGCCGATGCCGGTGACCCCACGCCACCGGTTTATGCCGGCGGACAGGTTGCTACAGGTACCCGACTTGGTGCGTTTGGCAACAAAGACATCATGGATACACCGATTGCCGCCACCGGGTACACCAGCGAGCTGATCATGAACCAGCAGGCTCGCGACATTTCGGATGTGATGGATAACGATCCATCGGTGATCAACACCAACGGGTTTGGCACCTTTGCCAACCGTTTCACCATTCGTGGCTTCGACCTGACATCTGATGACGTTTCAATTGATGGCCTTTACGGAACGGCACCGCGCCAGTCCGTCGCCCTTGAAATGTTTGACCGCGTCGAAGTCATCAAGGGAGCTTCGGGCTTTTTGAATGGCATGGCGCCGTCTTCTGGTGGATTGGGTGGCAACATCAACCTTGTCCCCAAACGCGCCGTCGATGATCCCGTAACCAGCTTCACCGGCAGCTATGGCGCGACCAGCGACGTTGGTGGTCATTTTGATTTCGGCCGTCGCTTTGGTTCCGACAATCAGTTCGGGGTCCGCACCAACATCATGCACCGGGCAGGCGAAGCATCCATCGAAAATGAAGATCGTGAGACATCGCTTGGTTCAATCGCGCTCGATTACCGCGGCGATGATACCCGGGTCACGTTCGATGCAGCGATAAACAAGCTGCGCGTTGAAGAAGGCCGCCCAACAGTTAGGGCAAACAATCTGACCTCAATGCTTGATGCACCGTCCGGTTCACATAACTTTGCCGCCGCTGGCACTTATAGTGATCTTGAAGACAAGTTCGCACAGGTGCGCTTCGAGTATGACGCAACCGACAGCACGATGCTTTATACTGCCATTGGCGCACATACCACTGACGAAGATAGTGATTTTTCATCCGTCACCTTAACCAGCACGGATGGATCGGGCGATTTTGGCAGATTCGCGACAGTTTATGAGCGCGAAGATGTCAGTGGTGTTGCAGGCATCCGTCAGGAGTTTGAAACCGGACCGGTTAAGCACGAACTCAATGCCGGAACCACCGCAATGTGGCAGGAAGCAAGGACAAACTGGGATTTCGGCACATCTGTTGCCGGTAACATCTATAACAGCGGCCCATCCAACATCGTTTTTGGCGACCCCGGTAACGCCAATCTCAGCTCACATACAATCCTGACAAGCTATTTCCTGGCCGATACGGTGAGCTTCTTTGATGACAACATCCACCTGACGGGTGGTGTTCGCCGTCAGAACGTCAAATCGCGCGGTTACGACAGACTAACCGGCGCCAAGAACTCCAACTATGACTCTTCGACCAACTCGCCGATGCTCGGCTTCGTTGGTAATGTGACCGATCAGATCACGGTTTATGCCAATTATATCGAAGGTCTGGAGGCCGGAAAAACCGTGACGGAGGCGACTGCAACCAACCGAGGTGAAACGTTAGCACCGTACACGACTGAGCAAATGGAGGTCGGCGCGAAGTTTGACTTCGGCACCTTTGGAGGCGGCATTGCCGTGTTCCAGGCTGAGAAACCATCGGCGTTTCTTAATAGCAGCAACCTCTACACCACCGATGGTGAACAGCGAAACCGTGGTCTTGAGCTGACGGCCTTTGGTGAACCAATTATTGGCACCCGCATTCTGGGTGGCATCACCTTTATCGACGCCGAACTGACCAAAACCGAGAACGGCACCAATAACGGCAACACGGCACCCGGCGTTCCGGAATATCAGGCAGCCCTTGGTGCGGAATATGATTTGCCGTTCCTTGATGGTGCGACAGTTGGTGGACGCCTGATCCATACCGCTGCGCAATACGTTAACACCACCAACACGGTTGAAATCCCGTCCTGGACGCGATTTGACATGAGTGCACGCTATGTAACCGAGCTTTATGACTATCCGGTCACCTTCCGTGCAAATGTCGAAAACCTGACCGATAATGACTATTGGGAAACTGCCAGCACAGAAACCAGCTATATGACCGTAGGCAAGCCGCTTACCGCGACATTCTCGCTTACGGCGGATTTCTGA
- a CDS encoding GGDEF domain-containing phosphodiesterase, with protein MKKDAGLVRGIAKRILDPGIEISAGEELNGKVQRDLLDLAYRNNWANILVNLAAGTSMVAMFWLRGDLRAETVIWLLVVTLICSIRLWGGYLYHLTRENSTELSSDLLRKWRFRYQIGVIVTGLLWSMVGAIEIPAVQGESQFLTMIIIAGMAGGATGILAPVFLVGRFYLCALLLPPAVILSVMGDANYILSALALVFLLVMLVTHRNNHAVLFRSFVLKHQNQGLVEDLRQKNRITENWNATLEARVEQRTEELRNLVEHDALTGILNRDGIVAWFEHKKRSDALLDYAVLFIDLDRFKQINDGLSHAIGDEVLRAVSMRLRECVDDRHALGRWGGDEFLIVLAAPHEELHPLVETTVELAQRAVNHPINIVGHTLHVGFSTGVAFSSGRNPSISELIHWADLAAAEVKRSGRGSVHNYDKMLLTEQERRLSVTQALRRALSADEFYIEYQPVIDATNGDIIAYEALLRWNSAVLGTVPPDEFIPIAEESALIVDIGEWCMRRACQTLHDNTEIPVTTKIAINVSIRQIVMPNFPDMVSRILTETGLASSRLVLEVTESIFEKRQTSQISAVLDHLHAMEVGIHIDDFGTGYSSLSRLHEIHVDAVKIDKSFVLSMDENARVVIEAAILIAHRFGLKVIAEGIETPQQRAELHAMGVDAYQGYFFARPGQLPCRDIHWQTDPDLPA; from the coding sequence ATGAAAAAAGATGCTGGCTTGGTTAGGGGAATTGCGAAACGCATTCTCGACCCGGGCATAGAAATAAGTGCCGGGGAAGAGTTGAACGGAAAGGTTCAGCGCGACCTTCTTGATCTGGCCTATCGCAATAACTGGGCTAACATTCTGGTCAATCTGGCCGCTGGCACCAGCATGGTTGCTATGTTCTGGCTGCGCGGCGATTTGCGCGCCGAAACCGTTATCTGGCTTCTGGTCGTCACTTTGATTTGCAGCATTCGGCTTTGGGGTGGTTATCTCTATCACCTGACGCGTGAAAACAGTACGGAGCTCTCCTCTGATCTGCTTCGAAAATGGCGCTTTCGCTATCAGATCGGGGTGATTGTCACCGGCCTGCTGTGGTCCATGGTTGGTGCGATTGAAATTCCCGCGGTTCAGGGCGAAAGCCAGTTTCTGACCATGATCATCATTGCCGGTATGGCTGGGGGTGCCACGGGTATTCTTGCTCCTGTCTTCCTCGTCGGGCGCTTTTATCTGTGTGCGCTGCTATTGCCGCCAGCCGTGATCCTGTCGGTGATGGGGGATGCGAACTATATCCTGTCCGCCTTGGCGCTGGTGTTCCTGCTGGTGATGCTGGTTACGCATCGCAATAATCACGCGGTTCTTTTCAGATCTTTTGTCCTCAAGCATCAAAATCAGGGGCTGGTCGAAGACCTAAGGCAGAAAAACCGGATTACCGAAAACTGGAATGCCACCCTTGAAGCGCGGGTCGAACAGCGCACAGAGGAGCTGCGCAATCTGGTCGAACACGATGCCCTGACCGGTATTCTTAACCGTGACGGGATTGTCGCCTGGTTCGAACATAAAAAGAGATCGGACGCGCTTCTGGATTATGCCGTGCTGTTTATTGATCTGGACCGGTTCAAACAGATAAATGATGGCCTCAGTCACGCGATTGGCGATGAAGTTCTGCGTGCTGTCAGCATGCGGCTTAGGGAATGTGTTGATGACCGCCATGCTTTGGGCCGTTGGGGCGGGGATGAATTTCTGATTGTTCTGGCTGCCCCGCATGAAGAGCTTCACCCACTGGTCGAAACCACAGTTGAACTGGCCCAGCGCGCGGTTAATCACCCGATCAATATTGTCGGTCATACATTGCATGTCGGGTTCAGTACCGGCGTTGCCTTTTCGTCCGGACGTAATCCGTCGATATCGGAACTGATCCACTGGGCGGATCTGGCCGCGGCCGAGGTCAAGCGATCCGGCCGGGGCAGTGTGCATAACTACGACAAGATGCTGCTGACGGAACAGGAACGCCGCCTGAGTGTGACCCAGGCGCTGCGCCGGGCGCTGAGTGCCGATGAGTTTTATATCGAGTACCAGCCGGTCATTGATGCAACCAACGGCGACATCATCGCCTACGAGGCGCTTTTACGCTGGAACAGCGCGGTGCTTGGCACTGTTCCACCCGATGAATTCATTCCGATTGCCGAGGAAAGCGCGCTCATCGTTGATATCGGGGAATGGTGCATGCGGCGCGCCTGCCAGACCCTGCATGACAATACCGAGATTCCCGTCACCACGAAAATTGCCATCAACGTCTCGATCCGTCAGATCGTGATGCCAAATTTTCCCGATATGGTTTCGCGCATCCTGACGGAAACCGGTCTTGCATCCAGTCGGTTGGTTTTGGAAGTCACGGAATCGATTTTTGAAAAACGTCAGACGTCGCAGATTTCCGCAGTGCTAGATCATCTGCACGCGATGGAAGTCGGCATTCATATTGATGATTTCGGGACCGGGTATTCATCCTTGTCGCGGCTGCACGAAATTCATGTGGATGCGGTCAAGATCGACAAGTCATTTGTCTTGTCGATGGATGAAAATGCCCGCGTGGTGATCGAGGCCGCAATTCTGATCGCCCATCGCTTTGGTCTTAAGGTCATTGCCGAGGGGATCGAGACACCGCAACAGCGTGCGGAACTCCACGCGATGGGGGTAGATGCCTATCAGGGATACTTCTTTGCCCGTCCGGGGCAGCTCCCGTGTCGCGACATTCACTGGCAAACCGATCCGGATTTGCCCGCCTGA